A genomic stretch from Carassius auratus strain Wakin chromosome 37, ASM336829v1, whole genome shotgun sequence includes:
- the LOC113055773 gene encoding alpha-tectorin-like translates to MRFLISLCVSLLLLINGEIINGQTTESTTSSSDPCYDYNILDEYWRDIRQNLYQYSGQDDTLVEWSGWYRLYLNGESAQMSEWCVSFVGCGGETGLYLNGSHPRVEDGVVTREVLGSYMWGWWWYSNQCGAYSSTSIQVKACPGDYYVYEFVKPIISAPGPSYCAVAFQSFSSDPCYNYESLDRPWRANNESGDNVCDDSFSWNGWYRLFYYGMNIQMPETCVNSYSCNTGISLWLNGTHPQIEDGVVTREVCGGTYWAGCCNYKTNPIRVKACPGNYYVYELVKPQIGCSGYCTDVSTISQVASTVSPDIVPGSSITSNYDPCENYNVLNNYWRSTLNSWSMYGYISDHDDTLVEWDGWYRLFINESSAQMPEWCFYYMSCGSISSLWLGGSHPRLEDGVVTREVYGSRYDQCSRYRSEPIQVKACPGNYYVYKFTRPTLSIPLPVYCAVPFTTPSVDPCYTYTSLDEPWRATDNYIYTNNYYYGMCDYNVEWNGWYRMFYNGQNAQMPESCVNYGMCGTYNPLSLNGTHPQLEDGVVTRQVCTSEWYDCCAYRSHPIRVKACPGNYYVYEFVKPMFCGAYCVVPEASNQSTPSVSTTTERIPPIESITPLITTTAPPVDPCYNYTVLDELWRATNNQHSSQIMCDIWVSWNGWYRLFIQGQSVQMPDTCVGEYSCGTDAPLWLNGGHPTVEDGVVTRDVCGHYDNNCCFFQSNPIKVKACPGGYYVYEFVNPSACSLAYCADASNINTTYTTIYTTTAETTTTETTTIETTTMDNTTGPFYPYGTGDTVNAPSDDGSSSVIYLQQPFIFFGQTYNQIYVNNNGHLTFDGAWYSYSPYQFPAYGGKDLIAPFWTDIDNEWNGVISYQQYTSGSVLTQATQDINQYFPDLSFSASWVFVATWDRVAYFYNSGTETSFQVVLISNGHLSFVIMNYGAIAPTQRYVQAGYDTIDSSHHFSITGSLQNDITSLPHSSNVNVPGRWAFRTDHGSRGCQFNGLPVQLGDSFWSDAVCQERCTCTRRGLQCSFEPCTYSQACRQAAFQYSCQNIQRQTCTISGDPHYYTFDNQIFHFQGTCTYVLSEACGNGLPYYRIEGKNEHRGSTHVSWTRMVRVFVYNEEIELVKDHYHEAKVNGTFIATPFTLHNGSIQVYQSGFSLAISTDFGLLVTYDAYSYVTISVPYDYQNATCGLCGNYNLHPEDDFRSISGEILSSDIDFANSWKVEGDTDPECHDVRCTGLGCAVCTANEMSLYSDTNHCGILGDVLGPFASCHSVFSPQTYIENCVYDLCLGGGYQPILCQALNVYSAQCQQQGVQLGQWRQPGFCEIQCPEHSHFESQGTSCPATCSNPFAPINCPLPNQESCICDDGYILSAGQCVAEVNCGCVFEGFYYSEGQSVVLGEDCGRQCVCNSRSMVCTQHQCGPAEVCGLHNGVRGCRPISYATCSVESLGSYHTFDGQTFRYPGACGLTLARVMGPSQLPYFVLTVEKVPRGLQDFSRFLKFETGGTHVSIELGEGSNVQVDGQMVGLPISVGSSQIHIYHSSARGFVLETNFGVTVRADWPHIVRIIAPTTYNGTLGGLCGNLNGNVEDEFYSPNGVLMDDSQLFADSWRDGSLSAHCEDPTDMWEPGQYQNRSEFREHCSIMAMNDGPFAECSRTLDPWQRIEDCIQMLEQTGGAREALCEALRGYTLHCQQNGIGVGEWRSFTHCDPNCPANTHFELCGTSCPASCPSLSFPFQCTLPCQGGCQCNDGLVLDGDHCVPPTGCGCHYDGRYRQPGEQFWHGEECQFLCVCDGITGNVRCTPSSCSEQEICRVVDGEYGCHPNPHGSCYASGDPHYKSFDGTYFDFQGRCRYVLAKVCDDTRGLPHFQVDAKNDGWHEWPVSITVEVFVNVSGHLVHMSQDMNGYSAVKVDEEIRNLPVYLDSGRVSVYSTGQFVYVSTDFGFGVSYGGSWQLNIVVPADYNGVVCGICGNFNGLPEDDFLTPSGVLAHSADQFGAEWMAENDTSYNHDCGGGINPGNCHDESTTLISQALCEIIRDSQGPFSFCHGSVDPQAYFDNCVFDVCISENSNDVLCHSVQAYVSACQSANTVVYPWRESASCVMECSSNIPNSHYEVCGTDCGHTCASSIDASCEHTCSEGCFCDEGFVRSGGLCIPVEQCGCLYDGFYYNIGEQFWDSTCSQRCQCFAPNDLRCSPSGCPPTMDCAVRNGHRDCYSPMSTCTVWGDPHYITFDGAVAHFQGTCSYEIAQTCGNVTENDLEFRVVATNRHRGNMVVSFVSAVDVWLSQHGQQTHITIGQNRKVKVDGTAIDSPTYQNNDLVEIREEQGFVILNAFNEFIVHFDGHNSLLVRASERFYGSLCGMCGNFNGNPADDKVLPSGDPAPDDDSFGHSWQSDTSIPGCGARDQTGNADECPSRQRYSDLCSIITNTTGPFQNCHLHVDPAPYYYSCVYDLCLYTRANGMLCSAVEAYETACAILEIQIPEWRSALRCDVRDRCSELSCSEDEWCGKKSGVYGCLCNDDLPRPQADSFDFSESCESSSGSMSVSRCQLFEAGFPADVLHLNDPSCRGTVRNGRVEFHFDNDEHICGTNLLANGTHFIYSNYILGTPRSEGLISREKILKLSFSCAYPQTQTLSMNVEINPLESIVHKTLPAGEGRYQVRMIPYEDDEFTRPFTGRVDAELDQKMNVEVRVEGVDSRQFALVMDTCWATPVNDPDYSLRWDLILTECPNPNDDTVELLQNGVSTSSRFSFRMFIFTANSTKLYLHCAVHLCLLSSNRCSTDCNSEHQWRERRSLDFHDSASISLGPLMLSEGSTDKWVPQQVKVSEASRLCASLMLLLVPLFGFLNLF, encoded by the exons ATGAGGTTTctgatctctctgtgtgtgtcactACTGCTGCTGATTAATG GTGAAATAATCAATGGACAAACTACAG AATCTACAACTTCCAGCTCTGACCCCTGCTATGATTATAACATACTTGATGAATACTGGAGAGACATACGGCAAAACCTGTATCAGTACTCTGGACAGGATGACACTCTTGTTGAATGGAGTGGCTGGTATCGGCTGTATCTGAATGGAGAAAGTGCTCAGATGTCTGAGTGGTGTGTGAGTTTTGTGGGATGTGGTGGCGAAACTGGGCTGTATCTCAACGGCTCTCATCCAAGAGTTGAGGATGGAGTGGTGACCCGTGAAGTTTTGGGAAGTTATATGTGGGGGTGGTGGTGGTATTCCAATCAGTGTGGAGCCTACTCATCCACCTCCATCCAAGTCAAAGCCTGTCCAGGAGATTATTATGTCTATGAATTTGTCAAACCCATCATATCAGCCCCTGGACCTTCATATTGTGCAG TTGCTTTCCAAAGCTTCAGCAGTGATCCCTGCTACAACTATGAGTCTCTGGATCGTCCCTGGAGAGCCAACAATGAAAGTGGAGATAACGTTTGTGATGACTCTTTCTCCTGGAATGGCTGGTACCGGCTTTTCTACTATGGAATGAACATCCAGATGCCAGAGACCTGTGTTAATTCATACAGCTGTAACACAGGCATCAGTCTGTGGCTCAATGGTACTCATCCTCAGATAGAGGATGGAGTGGTGACCAGAGAGGTCTGTGGAGGGACTTACTGGGCTGGCTGCTGTAATTACAAGACAAACCCCATCAGAGTGAAAGCGTGTCCAGGAAATTACTATGTTTATGAACTTGTGAAACCACAAATCGGATGTTCAGGATACTGCACAG ATGTCAGCACTATTTCACAGGTGGCTTCTACTGTAAGTCCAGATATAGTCCCTGGATCCAGCATCACGTCGA ATTATGACCCGTGTGAAAACTACAATGTACTCAACAACTACTGGAGAAGCACACTCAATTCCTGGTCCATGTATGGATACATCTCTGATCATGATGACACTCTTGTAGAATGGGACGGCTGGTATCGGCTCTTCATTAATGAGTCGAGTGCTCAGATGCCTGAGTGGTGTTTTTATTACATGTCATGTGGAAGCATTAGTTCTCTGTGGCTTGGTGGATCTCATCCTCGTCTGGAAGATGGTGTTGTTACTCGTGAAGTTTACGGCTCTCGCTATGATCAGTGCAGTCGCTACAGGTCTGAACCAATCCAAGTTAAAGCTTGTCCTGGAAATTATTACGTCTACAAATTTACCAGACCAACTCTTTCAATACCATTACCAGTATATTGTGCAG TACCTTTTACCACCCCAAGTGTGGACCCCTGCTACACTTACACCAGTCTGGATGAGCCTTGGAGAGCCACTGACAACTATATCTATACTAACAATTATTACTATGGCATGTGTGATTATAATGTGGAGTGGAATGGCTGGTACAGGAtgttctataatggtcaaaatgcCCAGATGCCAGAATCATGTGTTAATTATGGCATGTGTGGCACTTATAACCCATTGTCACTCAATGGCACTCACCCACAGCTGGAAGATGGAGTGGTCACCCGTCAGGTCTGTACTTCTGAATGGTATGACTGCTGTGCTTACAGATCCCATCCTATAAGAGTCAAAGCCTGTCCTGGAAATTACTATGTTTATGAGTTTGTCAAACCAATGTTTTGTGGAGCTTACTGTGTAG TACCAGAAGCCTCAAACCAGTCCACCCCATCAGTgtctacaacaacagagagaaTTCCACCCATAGAATCCATTACTCCACTAATCACAACCACTG CTCCCCCTGTTGACCCCTGCTACAACTACACTGTCCTGGATGAACTGTGGAGAGCCACCAACAATCAACATTCCTCTCAAATAATGTGTGACATTTGGGTCAGCTGGAACGGCTGGTACCGTCTCTTCATTCAGGGTCAGAGCGTTCAGATGCCAGACACATGTGTTGGGGAGTATAGTTGTGGCACTGATGCTCCACTGTGGCTGAATGGAGGACATCCAACAGTTGAGGATGGAGTGGTCACTCGAGATGTCTGCGGTCACTATGACAATAACTGCTGCTTTTTTCAATCCAATCCCATTAAAGTCAAAGCCTGTCCAGGAGGGTATTATGTCTATGAGTTTGTGAACCCAAGTGCTTGCAGTTTGGCATACTGTGcag ATGCAAGCAACATAAACACTACATATACTACTATATATACAACCACAGCTGAAACTACAACCACAGAAACCACAACCATAGAAACTACAACCATGGACAATACGACTG ggCCATTTTATCCATATGGAACTGGAGACACAGTGAATGCACCCAGTGATGATGGGAGTTCATCAGTTATATACTTGCAGCAGCCATTCATATTTTTTGGACAAACATACAACCAAATttat GTCAACAACAATGGACACTTGACCTTTGACGGGGCATGGTACAGCTACTCTCCATACCAGTTCCCAGCCTATGGAGGGAAAGACCTCATTGCTCCATTCTGGACAGATATTGACAATGAGTGGAATGGTGTCATCTCATATCAACAGTACACCTCTGGCAGTGTCCTTACACAGGCAACACAAGACATAAACCAATACTTCCCTGACTTGAGTTTCTCTGCTTCATGGGTCTTTGTTGCAACATGGGATAGAGTTGCGTATTTCTACAATTCAGGAACT gaaacatCTTTCCAAGTGGTTTTGATTTCAAATGGCCATCTTTCATTTGTTATAATGAACTATGGTGCAATTGCTCCAACACAACGATATGTACAG GCCGGTTATGACACTATCGACTCAAGCCACCATTTCTCAATTACTGGATCACTCCAGAATGACATCACCAGCCTACCACACAGCAGTAATGTCAATGTGCCAGGCAGATGGGCCTTCAGAACCGATCATGGATCACGGGGCTGTCAATTTAATG GTTTGCCAGTGCAGCTAGGAGACTCTTTCTGGAGTGATGCTGTCTGCCAGGAAAGATGCACCTGTACCAGAAGAGGCCTCCAGTGCAGCTTTGAGCCCTGCACTTATTCCCAAGCTTGTCGTCAAGCTGCTTTCCAATACTCTTGTCAGAACATTCAGCGGCAAACATGCACCATCTCTGGTGATCCTCACTACTACACCTTTGACAATCAGATTTTTCACTTTCAAGGAACCTGCACATATGTTCTGTCTGAG gCTTGTGGAAATGGTTTGCCGTACTATCGCATTGAGGGAAAAAATGAGCATCGGGGTAGCACACATGTGTCATGGACTCGAATGGTCAGAGTATTTGTCTATAATGAAGAAATTGAACTGGTTAAAGATCACTATCATGAAGCAAAG GTTAATGGGACCTTTATAGCAACACCATTCACCCTCCACAATGGTTCCATCCAAGTCTATCAGTCAGGTTTTTCCTTGGCCATCAGCACAGATTTTGGTCTCCTAGTTACATATGATGCATATAGCTACGTCACCATCTCTGTACCTTATGACTACCAGAATGCCACATGTGGTCTGTGTGGAAACTATAACCTACATCCTGAAGATGACTTCCGTTCAATCTCTGGGGAGATCTTGAGCTCAGATATTGACTTTGCCAACTCTTGGAAGGTAGAGGGAGACACAGATCCTGAATGCCATGATGTCAGGTGCACAGGTCTAGGTTGTGCGGTTTGTACCGCCAATGAAATGAGCCTTTACAGTGACACAAACCACTGTGGGATTCTAGGAGATGTTTTGGGACCTTTTGCATCTTGCCACTCTGTGTTTTCGCCACAGACCTACATAGAGAACTGTGTCTATGACCTTTGCTTAGGAGGAGGGTACCAGCCGATTTTGTGCCAAGCTCTCAATGTGTATTCTGCTCAATGCCAACAACAGGGTGTACAACTAGGGCAGTGGAGACAACCAGGCTTTTGCG AGATTCAATGTCCTGAGCACAGTCATTTTGAGTCCCAAGGAACAAGCTGCCCTGCCACATGCAGCAACCCCTTTGCCCCAATAAACTGTCCCCTGCCTAATCAGGAGAGCTGCATTTGTGATGATGGGTACATCCTCAGCGCTGGGCAGTGTGTAGCTGAAGTAAACTGTGGCTGTGTCTTTGAGGGCTTCTATTACTCTGAAGGACAGTCGGTAGTGTTGGGCGAGGACTGTGGGAGGCAATGCGTTTGCAATAGCAGGTCAATGGTGTGCACTCAACACCAGTGTGGTCCAGCTGAAGTGTGTGGACTCCATAATGGTGTAAGGGGTTGCAGACCTATCAGTTATGCTACCTGTTCAGTTGAAAGCCTGGGTTCATACCACACCTTTGATGGACAAACTTTCAGATACCCAGGAGCTTGTGGACTGACCCTTGCAAGAGTGATGGGGCCATCCCAACTGCCATACTTTGTATTGACAGTTGAGAAAGTACCCAGAGGCCTTCAAGACTTTTCCAGGTTCCTGAAGTTTGAGACAGGGGGAACACATGTTTCCATTGAATTGGGAGAAGGTAGCAATGTACAG gtGGATGGACAGATGGTTGGTCTACCTATAAGTGTTGGTTCCAGTCAAATCCATATCTATCACAGCAGTGCAAGAGGTTTTGTTTTGGAGACAAACTTTGGAGTGACTGTTAGAGCTGACTGGCCACACATTGTCCGAATCATAGCTCCAACCACTTACAATGGTACACTTGGAGGTCTGTGTGGGAACTTGAATGGAAACGTTGAAGATGAATTCTACAGCCCAAATGGTGTCCTGATGGATGACTCCCAGCTTTTTGCAGACAGCTGGCGTGATGGATCCCTTTCAGCCCACTGTGAGGACCCAACTGACATGTGGGAACCAGGTCAATATCAGAACAGGAGTGAGTTCAGAGAGCACTGCAGCATCATGGCCATGAATGATGGACCATTTGCTGAGTGTAGCAGAACACTAGACCCTTGGCAACGGATTGAAGATTGCATTCAGATGCTGGAGCAGACGGGCGGTGCTAGGGAGGCTCTATGTGAGGCCCTGCGAGGCTACACACTGCACTGCCAACAGAATGGCATCGGAGTTGGAGAGTGGAGGAGTTTCACCCACTGTG ATCCGAACTGTCCAGCAAATACCCATTTTGAATTGTGTGGCACATCCTGTCCTGCATCCTGCCCTAGTCTCTCATTTCCCTTCCAGTGCACGCTGCCATGCCAGGGGGGTTGCCAGTGCAATGATGGACTGGTGCTGGATGGAGATCACTGTGTTCCCCCCACTGGCTGCGGCTGCCACTATGATGGGCGTTATCGGCAGCCTGGGGAGCAGTTCTGGCATGGTGAAGAGTGTCAGTTCCTGTGTGTCTGTGATGGAATCACTGGAAATGTCCGTTGCACACCATCATCATGCAGTGAACAGGAGATCTGCCGTGTGGTGGATGGGGAGTATGGCTGCCATCCTAATCCACATGGTAGCTGTTATGCTTCAGGAGACCCACATTATAAGTCTTTTGATGGAACATATTTTGACTTTCAAGGCAGATGCCGATATGTTCTGGCCAAAGTATGTGATGACACTCGTGGTCTACCGCACTTCCAGGTCGATGCAAAAAATGATGGGTGGCATGAATGGCCAGTGTCAATAACTGTCGAAGTTTTTGTCAACGTCTCTGGGCACCTTGTGCACATGTCACAGGACATGAACGGTTATTCTGCTGTCAAG GTTGATGAAGAGATCAGAAACCTTCCAGTCTACCTTGACTCTGGTCGGGTCTCTGTCTACTCCACAGGACAGTTTGTATATGTCTCAACTGACTTTGGTTTCGGTGTCAGTTATGGTGGTTCCTGGCAGTTAAACATTGTTGTGCCAGCAGACTACAATGGAGTTGTGTGTGGCATTTGTGGCAACTTCAATGGCCTTCCCGAAGATGACTTCCTCACTCCTTCAGGTGTTCTGGCACATTCAGCAGACCAGTTTGGGGCAGAATGGATGGCTGAAAATGACACGTCATACAATCATGACTGTGGAGGCGGCATCAATCCTGGCAATTGCCACGATGAGAGCACAACTCTGATCTCACAAGCCTTGTGTGAGATCATCAGGGACAGTCAGGGTCCCTTTAGCTTCTGCCATGGTTCTGTCGATCCACAAGCCTACTTTGATAACTGTGTGTTTGATGTGTGCATTTCTGAGAACAGTAATGATGTCTTGTGTCACTCTGTCCAAGCCTATGTGAGTGCATGTCAATCTGCCAATACTGTTGTCTATCCCTGGAGAGAAAGTGCATCCTGTG TCATGGAGTGCTCCTCAAACATCCCAAACAGCCATTATGAGGTGTGTGGCACAGACTGTGGCCATACATGCGCCAGCAGCATTGATGCTAGCTGTGAACACACATGCTCCGAAGGTTGTTTCTGTGATGAGGGATTTGTGAGGAGTGGAGGACTCTGCATACCAGTGGAGCAATGTGGCTGCTTGTATGATGGATTCTACTATAAT attggTGAACAGTTCTGGGATTCAACATGTTCCCAACGCTGTCAGTGTTTTGCTCCAAATGATCTACGCTGCTCTCCATCTGGCTGCCCACCGACCATGGATTGTGCGGTCAGAAATGGACATCGTGACTGCTACAGTCCAATGTCTACCTGCACAGTCTGGGGTGACCCCCACTACATCACCTTTGATGGAGCTGTGGCCCACTTTCAG GGAACTTGCTCATATGAGATTGCTCAGACCTGTGGTAATGTGACCGAAAATGATCTGGAGTTCCGTGTGGTGGCCACCAACAGGCACCGTGGGAACATGGTGGTATCATTTGTGTCTGCAGTGGATGTTTGGTTGTCTCAGCATGGACAACAGACGCACATCACAATTGGGCAGAACAGGAAAGTTAAA GTTGATGGGACCGCCATTGACTCACCAACGTATCAAAACAATGATCTAGTAGAGATACGTGAGGAGCAGGGATTCGTAATTCTAAATGCTTTCAATGAATTCATTGTCCATTTTGATGGACATAACAGTCTTCTAGTCAGAGCAAGTGAAAGATTCTATGGATCTCTGTGCGGAATGTGTGGAAATTTCAATGGTAATCCTGCAGATGATAAAGTGCTGCCGAGTGGAGACCCCGCTCCTGATGATGATTCCTTTGGCCACAGCTGGCAATCAGACACCAGCATCCCAGG CTGTGGTGCCAGAGACCAGACTGGTAATGCTGATGAGTGTCCATCCAGACAGAGATATTCTGATCTCTGTAGTATTATCACCAACACCACTGGCCCCTTCCAGAACTGCCATCTTCATGTTGACCCTGCACCTTACTACTATTCTTGTGTGTATGATCTGTGTCTGTACACACGTGCAAATGGCATGTTATGCTCAGCTGTTGAGGCCTATGAGACAGCTTGTGCCATCTTGGAGATACAGATCCCAGAATGGCGCTCGGCTCTGCGGTGTG ATGTGAGAGATCGCTGCTCTGAGCTTAGCTGCTCTGAGGATGAGTGGTGTGGGAAGAAAAGTGGTGTCTATGGCTGTTTGTGTAACGATGACCTACCCAGACCTCAAGCTGACTCGTTTG acttcTCAGAGAGCTGTGAAAGCAGCTCTGGCTCCATGTCTGTGTCTCGCTGTCAGCTCTTTGAGGCTGGTTTTCCAGCTGACGTCTTACACCTCAATGATCCCAGCTGCAGAGGAACAGTCCGGAATGGCAGAGTGGAATTCCATTTTGATAATGATGAACATATCTGTGGCACAAATCTTCTG GCCAACGGCACCCACTTCATCTACAGTAACTATATTCTGGGGACACCGAGGTCAGAAGGTCTCATCAGCAGAGAGAAAATCCTCAAGCTTTCTTTCAGCTGTGCTTAtcctcaaacacaaacactttccaTGAATGTGGAAATCAATCCACTGGAGAG CATTGTGCACAAGACTCTTCCCGCTGGAGAAGGCAGATATCAGGTTCGGATGATTCCATATGAGGATGATGAGTTTACTCGTCCCTTCACTGGTAGAGTGGATGCAGAGCTGGACCAGAAGATGAATGTGGAAGTGCGTGTCGAGGGGGTGGACAGCCGTCAGTTTGCTCTGGTGATGGACACGTGTTGGGCTACACCTGTGAATGATCCTGATTACAGTCTCCGCTGGGATCTCATCCTCACAGA GTGTCCCAATCCAAATGATGACACAGTGGAGCTGCTGCAGAACGGCGTCTCGACATCCAGCCGTTTCTCCTTCAGGATGTTCATCTTCACTGCAAACTCCACTAAACTTTACCTGCACTGCGCTGTTCACCTGTGCCTTCTGTCAAGCAATCGCTGCTCAACG GACTGTAACTCTGAACATCAGTGGAGAGAGCGCAGGTCTCTGGACTTCCATGACAGTGCTTCCATATCCTTGggtcctctgatgttgtctgaaGGAAGCACAG ATAAGTGGGTCCCACAGCAAGTGAAGGTTTCCGAGGCTTCTCGTCTGTGTGCTTCTCTGATGCTTTTACTTGTTCCTCTGTTTGGATTCCTGaacttgttttaa